From bacterium:
GACGAATCCGTCGGTTCCGGCGTGTATCTCGTCCGCGTAACATTCCCTCAACAGAAGGCTTCAGCCGTTTGCAAAAAGGTAGTTTACCTTAAATAAAAACCTTATTTACTGAAGCGAGTCGGCTAAACTGCCGGGCAATTCGGTTGAATGCCGGACGAAAATAAAAAAATCAGATAAATATTCCATTTATCGTCATAATTGCATTTTTTAATTAAAGAATTCCCTTGACATTCTTTTATATCTGATCTATGATATAGAGTGAACATATGTTCGACATTGGAGGTTAAGTGGAAAGTAAATTGACAAAAAAACAACAAGAAGTTTTTGACAAAATTCTCGAACTAATACAAGACCAAGGATACTCTCCAACAGTTAGAGAGATCGGTACAGCATTGAAAAAAGCGCCTAGTACAATTCACAAGATAATATTAACTCTGGAAAATAAGGGCTTTATTTCGCGCAGAAAGGGTTCATCGAGGGGGATTTCAGTTGAAAACCAAAATAGAAGCACAACATTTATTCCCATATTGGGAAGTATTGCCGCAGGTGATCCTATAATAGCCGAAGAACACTTCGATGGATGTATCGAGATCGATAGTTCCATCGTCGGGCGCGGAGAACATTTTGCACTCAAAGTCAAGGGCGATAGCATGATCGAGGCCAATATACTCGATGGTGATACTGCAATTATTCGTTCTACTCCGGAAGCTCGTTCAGGAGAGATTATCGCTGTCTTAATCAACAATGAAGCCACACTCAAGCGATTATCTCTTGATAATGGGCAGCCAATGCTCTATCCAGAAAACAGAGCATATCAGCCTATCGAACTTACAGAAAAGAAAGGCCCAGTGCGTATTCTTGGCCGCCTTACCGCAGTGATTCGGAAGTATTAGATTATTCTTCTTATGTCTGTAATATCATACGTTTAATAATGTTATAGTTTATTATATAATATTATACTTTATTATAATTGCATATCATTATATTATACAATTTGTTATAAGTATTTATTATCACATTCCCAGTTCCCCCGGATTAATATTATCTCTTCAGGACACTTCTAAATACGATTATACTTGCGCAGTTTTCTTTTTGAAATTATTATACTTGTTAATTAATTAGGAGGAAACTATGTTCACTATAAGAGTTATCGGTGAATTTTCAGCAGCGCATAAAATCGAGGGTTATCCGGGTGACTGTTCTAATCTTCACGGTCATAATTGGAAAGTCAGGTTAACGATAAAAACGAACGAACTGGATGATTTAGGGCTTTCTTGCGATTTCCGCAAAGCAAAATCCATCCTGAATCAAGTGTTAAAAGAGCTCGACCATAAATTCCTCAATGATCATCCATGGCTTAAAGGGGGTAATCCCTCCTCTGAAAGACTCGCTAAAGCTATATATAATAATGCATTACCTTTGTTGCCCCCTATGATGATATTGGATTCTGTCGAACTCTTCGAGTCTGATAGATCGAGCGTTGAATACCGTGAGAATTAAACTATGTTGAAGGTATCTGAGCTTATAGAAACCCTTATTGGTGAAGAACCTTATGCTGGCTTTCCCTGTTTTCTTATACGTCTTTCGGGGTGCAATCTAGCCTGCAATTGGTGTGATACTCAAGCCAAAAATATAATTTCCACCGAATTCACCGTCGATACACTCGTTCGAATGGCAATTGAATCTCGAAGGCCTTGGGTATTGCTTACAGGAGGCGAGCCTCTCATCCAGCAGGAATGTCCCATACTTGCATTTAGACTACTCGATTCAGGAATGAATGTCCTTGTAGAAACCAATGGCACTATGGACATTTCGATTCTTCCAAAGCGTGTTATTAAATCTGTCGATAATAAAACCCCATCGAGTGGCCACGCAGATAGTTTTAATGAGGTAAACCTTCAACACCTCTCTGCCAACGATGCGCTTAAGTTTGTAATAGCCGACCATAAGGATTTTGATTGGGCAATACAACAGGTCGATAGTTTTAACTTATGGGATAAAACTCAAATAGTATTTTCCCCGGTTTCAAATGAACTCGACCCTACAATTCTTGCGCAATGGATAATTCAATCGAAATATCCAATAAGGCTTTCGACTCAATTTCACAAATTATGGCAAATCCCATAAAAAGAAAGGTTCACTATGTCGCATAATAACAGGGCGGTGGTGCTTCTTTCGGGTGGAATCGATTCAACAGTCTCAGCGGCTATCGCTAAAAAAGAGGGCTATGACCTTTTCCTGTTACATTTCGATTACGGCCAACGCACTGAAATTAAAGAAAGGTCTTGTTTTACAGCTATAGGCAAAGTCTTTCGTGCAAAAAGGCAGGAAATAACAAATGTTCGTTTTCTCAAATGGATTGGACATTCCAGCCTCACTGACCAAAAGATACCGGTGCCGTTTTGCGATCCCGAAGGTATTCCCAACACCTATGTTCCCTTTCGCAATGGGATTTTTCTTTCTTTGGCAGCTGCTTGGGCGGAAACCGTTGGAGCAAAAGCTATTTTTATTGGCGCTATGGAGGAGGATGGACCCGGATACCCTGATACTACGGCCAAATTCCTCGAATCAATGGAGAAATCCATTAACCTCGGGCGAAAACCCGAGTCGGCATGCAAGATAATCGCACCGCTTATACATTTGTCAAAATCAGAGGTGGTTACAAAAGGGGCCAAACTCCTTGTGCCATTCGGAATGACATGGAGTTGCTATAAATCTGAGGATATCGCTTGCGGTCTTTGCCAAAGTTGCACAATGCGGAGGCGCGCCTTCAAAGAAGCTGGAATCAAAGACCCGATTGGATATAGAGTTTAGATAGGAGTCAGTTTGAAGACAATCAATTTTATTTTCGCCGTACATCTACATCAGCCGGTAGGTAATTTCGAAGGTGTGTTTGAATACGCCACAAAAC
This genomic window contains:
- the lexA gene encoding transcriptional repressor LexA — encoded protein: MESKLTKKQQEVFDKILELIQDQGYSPTVREIGTALKKAPSTIHKIILTLENKGFISRRKGSSRGISVENQNRSTTFIPILGSIAAGDPIIAEEHFDGCIEIDSSIVGRGEHFALKVKGDSMIEANILDGDTAIIRSTPEARSGEIIAVLINNEATLKRLSLDNGQPMLYPENRAYQPIELTEKKGPVRILGRLTAVIRKY
- the queD gene encoding 6-carboxytetrahydropterin synthase QueD, with the protein product MFTIRVIGEFSAAHKIEGYPGDCSNLHGHNWKVRLTIKTNELDDLGLSCDFRKAKSILNQVLKELDHKFLNDHPWLKGGNPSSERLAKAIYNNALPLLPPMMILDSVELFESDRSSVEYREN
- a CDS encoding radical SAM protein, giving the protein MLKVSELIETLIGEEPYAGFPCFLIRLSGCNLACNWCDTQAKNIISTEFTVDTLVRMAIESRRPWVLLTGGEPLIQQECPILAFRLLDSGMNVLVETNGTMDISILPKRVIKSVDNKTPSSGHADSFNEVNLQHLSANDALKFVIADHKDFDWAIQQVDSFNLWDKTQIVFSPVSNELDPTILAQWIIQSKYPIRLSTQFHKLWQIP
- the queC gene encoding 7-cyano-7-deazaguanine synthase QueC: MSHNNRAVVLLSGGIDSTVSAAIAKKEGYDLFLLHFDYGQRTEIKERSCFTAIGKVFRAKRQEITNVRFLKWIGHSSLTDQKIPVPFCDPEGIPNTYVPFRNGIFLSLAAAWAETVGAKAIFIGAMEEDGPGYPDTTAKFLESMEKSINLGRKPESACKIIAPLIHLSKSEVVTKGAKLLVPFGMTWSCYKSEDIACGLCQSCTMRRRAFKEAGIKDPIGYRV